From one Macaca nemestrina isolate mMacNem1 chromosome 5, mMacNem.hap1, whole genome shotgun sequence genomic stretch:
- the LOC139363387 gene encoding uncharacterized protein isoform X2, translated as MPRGTAGRRLIFENMYLGDSHVLLNTLCWCCHRKIWLHSGEDCYHCRTEPLRP; from the exons ATGCCCCGAGGCACAGCAG GCAGAAGactgatttttgaaaatatgtatttggGAGATAGTCACGTCCTATTGAATACCTTGTGCTGGTGCTGCCATCGAAAAATCTGGTTACATTCTGGGGAGGACTGCTACCACTGCAGGACTGAACCGCTTCGGCCGTGA